From one Falsibacillus pallidus genomic stretch:
- the yutH gene encoding spore coat putative kinase YutH gives MMSDILQKHFGIQPEQSYMVRNQMRYISGGVLYTVVPVTHVEEDTLVELYEMSEHLSKEGDRYVSRFVPSTNEKFLVTENEVDYVVLGNAPHPVVPSLKLGRKLARFHDRGRSIDKVIKSCSRIGEWKSLWEKRLDQMEGVWNNYLMERPDREFSRIFIESYPYYMGLAENAIQYLVDTEMDEETRDSDAGTVCHVRFHEGTWGSEVCIKDPFDWVFDHASRDISEWIRERYFSQKRTFQPDIRSFLQEYESVSPLSAFSWRLIYARLLFPIHYFECIEDYFTASSEQTQKQLEDKLERMIKTSREYEAFLGNFYRIADVPLKKMAIPEIQWLKK, from the coding sequence ATGATGTCCGATATTCTTCAGAAGCATTTTGGGATACAGCCGGAGCAGTCTTACATGGTCAGAAATCAAATGAGATACATTTCAGGCGGGGTTTTGTATACGGTGGTACCGGTGACGCATGTAGAAGAAGACACGCTTGTTGAATTATATGAGATGTCCGAGCATCTGAGCAAGGAAGGGGACAGGTATGTTTCCAGGTTTGTTCCGAGTACGAATGAGAAATTTCTCGTAACAGAAAATGAAGTGGATTATGTCGTTCTAGGAAATGCTCCACATCCAGTTGTTCCTTCCTTGAAGCTTGGCAGAAAGCTTGCAAGATTCCATGATCGGGGGAGGAGCATTGATAAGGTCATCAAGAGCTGCAGCCGAATAGGTGAATGGAAGTCGCTTTGGGAAAAGCGGCTCGATCAAATGGAAGGGGTATGGAACAATTATTTGATGGAGCGTCCGGACCGGGAATTCAGCAGGATTTTCATTGAATCGTATCCATACTATATGGGTCTCGCGGAGAATGCCATTCAATATCTTGTCGATACAGAGATGGATGAAGAAACAAGGGATTCAGATGCGGGAACGGTGTGCCATGTCCGATTCCATGAAGGGACATGGGGATCTGAGGTTTGTATAAAAGATCCGTTTGACTGGGTTTTTGATCATGCCTCCCGAGACATTTCGGAGTGGATAAGGGAAAGGTATTTCAGTCAGAAACGAACGTTTCAGCCGGATATCCGATCATTTTTGCAAGAATACGAATCAGTCTCCCCGCTGAGTGCTTTTTCATGGAGATTGATTTATGCAAGACTGCTATTTCCGATCCACTATTTTGAGTGCATAGAAGATTATTTCACAGCTTCTTCTGAACAGACTCAAAAGCAATTAGAAGACAAGTTGGAGAGAATGATAAAAACGTCGAGGGAATATGAAGCATTTTTAGGGAATTTTTATCGCATTGCCGACGTTCCACTCAAAAAAATGGCGATCCCGGAAATTCAGTGGCTGAAGAAATAG
- a CDS encoding YuzD family protein: MRKEVEIQVYGTDQICASCVNLPSSKETYEWLEAALARKYPNQTFIIRYIDIFNPPEEEVVKAFAARVIEEDMFYPVVLVEGAIIGEGNPKLKMVYSEFEKYGYTAG; encoded by the coding sequence ATGAGAAAAGAGGTCGAAATTCAAGTGTATGGCACAGATCAGATCTGTGCAAGCTGCGTAAATCTGCCTTCATCAAAAGAGACATATGAATGGCTGGAAGCGGCATTGGCGAGAAAGTATCCAAATCAGACTTTCATAATCCGCTATATTGATATTTTTAATCCACCTGAAGAAGAAGTGGTGAAAGCATTTGCTGCGAGGGTGATCGAGGAAGATATGTTCTATCCTGTCGTCCTTGTTGAAGGAGCCATTATCGGAGAAGGAAACCCTAAATTGAAAATGGTCTATTCGGAATTCGAGAAATACGGATATACGGCAGGGTAA
- a CDS encoding phosphatidylglycerophosphatase A family protein — MSGKNAMSMSEQTARKWLLERGVEIKDIAELVMFLQHKYHDDLQIEECIDNIERVLSKREVQNAILTGIQLDILAEKGMLEEPLQSIIEADEGLYGVDEILAFSIVNVYGSIGFTNYGYVDKLKPGILKDLNDKSSGKCHTFLDDIVGAIAAAASSRLAHRTEKAE; from the coding sequence ATGAGCGGAAAAAATGCAATGAGCATGTCTGAACAAACTGCAAGAAAGTGGCTTCTAGAACGTGGAGTGGAGATCAAGGACATCGCTGAATTGGTCATGTTTCTGCAGCATAAATATCATGATGATCTGCAAATTGAGGAATGCATCGATAATATCGAACGCGTCCTTTCAAAACGCGAGGTTCAAAATGCCATTTTGACAGGCATCCAGTTGGACATCCTTGCAGAAAAAGGCATGCTTGAAGAGCCCCTTCAATCCATTATCGAAGCCGATGAAGGATTGTATGGAGTGGATGAAATCCTGGCATTTTCCATTGTGAATGTTTATGGTTCCATCGGATTCACCAATTATGGATATGTGGATAAGTTGAAGCCGGGGATCCTGAAAGACTTAAATGATAAATCCAGCGGCAAATGCCACACGTTCCTCGATGATATCGTCGGGGCTATCGCAGCAGCAGCGTCCAGCAGGCTTGCCCATCGTACGGAAAAAGCCGAATAG
- a CDS encoding NifU family protein, whose amino-acid sequence MSEEMMKEQVQEVLDKLRPFLLRDGGDCELVDVDEGIVKLRLLGACGSCPSSTITLKAGIERALLEEVPGVVEVEQVF is encoded by the coding sequence ATGTCTGAAGAAATGATGAAGGAACAAGTCCAAGAAGTACTAGATAAATTGCGTCCATTCTTATTGCGCGACGGCGGTGACTGTGAACTGGTCGACGTGGATGAAGGAATCGTAAAACTTCGTTTATTGGGTGCATGCGGAAGCTGCCCTAGTTCTACCATTACATTAAAAGCAGGTATTGAACGTGCATTGCTGGAAGAAGTTCCAGGAGTTGTGGAAGTAGAACAAGTATTCTAA
- a CDS encoding 2-hydroxyacid dehydrogenase, producing MKRIVITRKLPAEAIAALQDNYQVSMWDSEEASAPREWIIEQSKEADALLTMLSDKIDAELLQGASKLKVVANLAVGFDNIDIQEATERGVAVCNTPDVLTETTADLTFALLMGTARRIGEAAQFVKEGKWKSWSPLLLAGGDIYGKTIGIYGMGSIGEAVARRAKGFNMEILYHNRSRKKEAENQLGASYVEFEELLSSSDFIVCLAPLTPETKGAFNADAFSKMKSSAYFINAARGPIVDEDALLKALEEGEIAGAGLDVFTHEPISQDHPLLSLPNVLALPHIGSSSVETRMTMMELCVENIANVLDGKNPKTLVNKEWMK from the coding sequence ATGAAAAGAATAGTGATTACACGTAAATTGCCGGCAGAAGCCATTGCTGCCTTACAGGATAATTATCAAGTTTCCATGTGGGACTCAGAAGAAGCAAGTGCTCCAAGGGAATGGATCATTGAACAGTCGAAAGAGGCAGATGCCCTTTTGACCATGTTGTCAGATAAGATTGATGCAGAATTGCTCCAAGGAGCGAGCAAGTTAAAAGTGGTCGCCAATTTAGCTGTCGGCTTTGATAATATAGACATCCAGGAAGCCACAGAGCGTGGAGTTGCCGTTTGCAATACTCCTGATGTCTTAACCGAAACAACGGCCGATCTTACTTTTGCCTTGTTGATGGGAACAGCCAGAAGGATTGGAGAAGCTGCCCAGTTCGTGAAAGAAGGGAAATGGAAAAGCTGGTCTCCATTGCTTCTTGCTGGCGGGGATATTTACGGCAAGACCATTGGGATTTATGGAATGGGAAGTATAGGGGAAGCCGTTGCAAGACGTGCAAAGGGATTTAACATGGAGATTCTTTATCACAATAGAAGCCGAAAGAAAGAAGCAGAAAATCAGCTTGGGGCTTCCTATGTTGAGTTTGAGGAATTGTTGTCCTCTTCTGATTTCATTGTTTGTCTCGCGCCTTTGACACCGGAAACAAAAGGTGCATTCAATGCAGACGCTTTTTCCAAGATGAAATCCTCCGCTTACTTTATTAATGCAGCACGGGGGCCGATCGTTGATGAAGATGCTTTGCTCAAAGCATTAGAAGAAGGGGAAATTGCAGGTGCCGGTTTGGATGTATTCACCCATGAACCGATCAGCCAAGACCATCCGCTGCTATCCCTTCCTAATGTCCTTGCCCTTCCACATATCGGAAGCTCGTCAGTCGAGACAAGGATGACCATGATGGAGCTATGTGTAGAGAATATCGCAAACGTACTGGATGGAAAAAATCCAAAGACGCTCGTCAATAAAGAATGGATGAAATAA